One Kitasatospora sp. NBC_01266 genomic window carries:
- a CDS encoding recombinase family protein has translation MSGGRSTRLRKANRAGGYVRISEDPTGSEAGVTRQKEDVAARAEQLGWTVAKIYEENDTSAYKRRRIRKHDGRSVWRVIRPEFRQMLQDYEDGVIDGIIVYDQDRLARQPRDLEDLIDLVDHFKRPVVGVTGALDLMTDNGKAMARVMVAIANKHSADTARRVSRGRFQEARTGISRPGIRAFGWKADGTLEPEEAKVLHDAALRFTFGESWAGLTSQIIACGISTVQGGKWHLKTVKGMILNPRIAGIAVYNGQFEEIDGDADTETDSVEPVINAGITDPRELAMRDSAGDYVKGQWQPILTVEEWEAVVDEYERRRSGKEFTTQNTRKHLLSGFLRCGRPREDGTLCGKPMNGTVTTRRTGKVPIYRCPGPIHGGCGSSQRNMAKLDELITDLFFAHLEQNAPDPKNRLEEASPTSPAVQELEQVRSDLQRFRHGMRDRTISATSFFEVVPALEAREKELVAIVGRTRRAAADRARVLRTPSEVRNEWERATAAGRRALLGQYLQAIVVHPSQTRGPVFDHSTIEPLWKPPAA, from the coding sequence ATGAGTGGAGGACGAAGCACAAGGCTGCGCAAGGCCAATCGTGCTGGGGGGTATGTCCGTATCTCGGAAGACCCGACCGGTAGCGAGGCAGGAGTTACGAGGCAGAAGGAGGACGTTGCCGCGCGGGCCGAGCAACTCGGCTGGACTGTGGCCAAGATCTACGAGGAGAACGACACCAGCGCTTACAAGCGCCGCCGCATCAGGAAGCACGACGGCCGCAGCGTATGGCGTGTGATCCGGCCGGAGTTTCGCCAAATGCTCCAGGACTACGAGGACGGGGTGATAGATGGAATCATCGTTTACGACCAGGACCGACTTGCACGCCAGCCTCGTGATCTTGAAGATCTGATCGACCTTGTCGATCACTTCAAGCGGCCTGTTGTGGGAGTGACCGGTGCGCTCGATCTGATGACCGACAACGGCAAGGCGATGGCCCGCGTGATGGTCGCCATCGCAAACAAGCACAGTGCCGACACTGCCCGCCGCGTATCCAGGGGACGGTTTCAAGAAGCCCGCACAGGCATTAGCAGGCCGGGAATCCGGGCGTTTGGCTGGAAGGCCGATGGCACACTTGAGCCTGAGGAGGCGAAGGTGCTCCACGATGCGGCACTCCGCTTCACGTTCGGGGAATCCTGGGCAGGCCTCACCTCCCAAATCATCGCCTGCGGGATCTCGACAGTCCAGGGTGGGAAGTGGCACCTGAAGACGGTCAAGGGCATGATCCTCAACCCCCGCATTGCGGGCATTGCCGTTTACAACGGCCAGTTCGAGGAGATCGACGGTGACGCGGACACCGAAACCGATTCGGTGGAACCAGTTATCAACGCAGGCATCACGGACCCCCGTGAACTCGCGATGCGTGACTCTGCCGGGGACTACGTGAAGGGCCAGTGGCAGCCCATCCTCACGGTGGAGGAGTGGGAAGCCGTGGTCGATGAGTACGAGCGCCGCCGCTCCGGGAAGGAGTTCACCACCCAGAACACCCGCAAGCACCTGCTATCCGGATTCCTGCGGTGTGGCAGGCCGCGCGAGGACGGGACTTTGTGCGGCAAGCCCATGAATGGGACCGTGACCACTAGGCGAACCGGCAAGGTGCCGATCTACAGGTGCCCCGGCCCCATTCACGGCGGGTGCGGAAGCTCGCAGCGCAACATGGCGAAGTTGGACGAGCTGATTACGGATCTGTTCTTCGCCCACCTGGAGCAGAATGCCCCCGACCCGAAGAATCGACTAGAAGAGGCCAGCCCCACCAGTCCGGCGGTCCAGGAACTTGAACAGGTGCGAAGCGACCTCCAGAGATTCCGTCACGGAATGCGCGATCGGACCATCAGCGCCACGTCGTTCTTCGAAGTAGTGCCAGCACTTGAAGCGCGCGAAAAAGAACTCGTCGCCATTGTCGGTAGGACCCGCCGCGCTGCTGCCGATCGGGCCCGAGTCCTGCGGACACCCAGCGAGGTTCGGAACGAATGGGAGCGCGCCACCGCTGCCGGCCGACGAGCGCTGCTCGGTCAGTACCTACAGGCGATCGTCGTTCATCCATCCCAGACCCGTGGACCCGTGTTCGATCACAGCACGATCGAGCCTCTTTGGAAGCCCCCAGCCGCTTAG
- a CDS encoding replication initiator produces the protein MEQIAATGGCAHPVYLAGGSSVFDAVSGELLRRYSTAGEPGGRLAVRCRNRRASRCEPCSWLYRGDAWHLVRSGLVGGKGVPTGVRGRPMVFATLTAPSFGAVHRAGVCHRVRRGRCEHGRLTGCGGQHADADPVVGQPLCAGCYDYVGHVLWNAHAGALWKAFTDNLYHHVAAHVGVGRSAVRRLVRVSAAKVAEYQRRGVVHFHAVLRFDGPSGPGEAAPSWASAGLLRQVVRSAAVAVALRLPESAAYGARRLGFGTQVEVHPITGAGDQAAVDERVAAYLAKYTTKGADGVGSVDRPVRSAAEIGVLAVTGHVRALIGTCWRLGGLVELEGLRLRAWAHTLGFRGHCLTKTRAYSTTFGRLRAEREAWVRAAAGLALVGVDEVTLGHWRFVGSGHSPAEALVAAGIADERKRARDLARDYLTPGWVGGARRGPGGADGPRQSGAGHGS, from the coding sequence TTGGAGCAGATCGCCGCGACGGGCGGGTGCGCGCATCCGGTGTATCTGGCTGGTGGGTCGTCGGTGTTCGATGCGGTGTCGGGTGAGTTGCTGAGGCGCTACAGCACGGCGGGCGAGCCGGGCGGGCGGTTGGCGGTGCGGTGCCGCAACCGGCGGGCGTCGCGGTGTGAGCCGTGCTCGTGGCTGTACCGGGGTGATGCCTGGCATCTGGTGCGCTCGGGTCTGGTCGGTGGGAAGGGTGTGCCGACCGGGGTTCGGGGGCGGCCGATGGTGTTCGCGACGCTCACGGCTCCGTCGTTCGGGGCGGTGCACCGTGCCGGGGTCTGCCATCGGGTCCGGCGGGGTCGGTGCGAGCACGGGCGCCTGACTGGCTGCGGTGGGCAGCATGCGGACGCGGATCCGGTGGTTGGTCAGCCGCTGTGCGCGGGTTGCTACGACTACGTGGGGCATGTGCTGTGGAACGCTCACGCCGGGGCGTTGTGGAAGGCGTTCACGGACAACCTGTATCACCACGTTGCCGCGCATGTGGGGGTTGGCCGTTCGGCGGTGCGGCGGCTGGTGCGGGTGTCGGCGGCGAAGGTGGCGGAGTACCAGCGTCGGGGCGTTGTGCACTTTCACGCGGTGCTGCGGTTCGACGGTCCGTCAGGGCCTGGGGAGGCTGCGCCGTCGTGGGCGTCGGCGGGGCTGCTGCGTCAGGTGGTCCGTTCGGCGGCTGTGGCGGTGGCTCTGCGGCTGCCGGAGTCGGCGGCCTACGGGGCGCGGCGGCTGGGGTTCGGGACGCAGGTGGAGGTGCACCCGATCACGGGGGCCGGTGATCAGGCGGCGGTGGATGAGCGGGTCGCGGCCTACCTGGCGAAGTACACGACCAAGGGTGCGGATGGTGTGGGCTCGGTGGATCGGCCGGTGCGGAGTGCGGCTGAGATCGGGGTGTTGGCGGTCACGGGGCATGTTCGGGCGCTGATCGGTACGTGCTGGCGCCTGGGCGGTCTGGTGGAGCTGGAGGGCCTGCGGCTGCGGGCGTGGGCTCACACGCTCGGGTTTCGGGGGCACTGCCTGACCAAGACGCGGGCGTACTCGACCACCTTCGGCCGGCTGCGGGCTGAGCGTGAGGCCTGGGTGCGGGCCGCTGCCGGGCTGGCGCTGGTCGGGGTGGACGAAGTAACCCTGGGGCACTGGCGGTTCGTCGGCTCGGGGCACTCACCGGCGGAAGCGCTGGTAGCTGCCGGAATCGCTGATGAGCGTAAGAGGGCGCGTGACCTGGCCCGGGACTACCTAACCCCTGGGTGGGTGGGTGGGGCGCGGCGGGGACCAGGCGGGGCTGACGGGCCTCGGCAGTCGGGGGCGGGGCATGGAAGCTGA
- a CDS encoding FtsK/SpoIIIE domain-containing protein: MRTIVLSVASTSHQGIPLGVWVLVALGLVAGVLAVVSPWLRGRRPHVWWALCGYPVAVLRVLWTWRRLADLQGLSVAKRPPLAVVGAVMVKGRALRPVKPKLSFPRWRLGGLEVTVWLHPGQVPEQYAAVCEAMAHAWRMFAVRAVSEQRGEVVLRAAAWDPLTAPFTGLARSAGLLSAVVGVRDDGAWWRVDLRQAPHWLAVGATRSGKSTFLAALVSQFARQKLALIGVDLKGGMELGLFERRLTALASNRSEAAALLDRLVEIMTGRMARCRAEGVRSVWELPRPLQPVPVVVLVDEVAELYLMASNADKAEVAQCSTALLRIGQLGAALGVHLVIAGQRFGSDLGPGATAVRAQLAGRVSFRVLDKGTAEMVLGDLAPDAVDAVQEISIEAPGTAVIADAQTGGWLRARTHPITPKQAQEVAEEFAHLTPSLDDLWAGGAAA; encoded by the coding sequence ATGCGAACGATCGTGCTCAGTGTGGCGTCAACTAGTCATCAGGGCATACCTCTTGGGGTGTGGGTCCTGGTGGCCCTAGGGCTGGTGGCCGGGGTTTTGGCGGTGGTGTCGCCGTGGTTGCGGGGTCGGCGGCCGCATGTGTGGTGGGCGCTGTGCGGGTACCCGGTGGCAGTACTGCGGGTGCTGTGGACGTGGCGCCGGCTGGCGGACCTTCAGGGCCTGTCGGTGGCCAAGCGTCCGCCGCTGGCGGTGGTCGGGGCGGTGATGGTCAAGGGGCGGGCGCTTCGGCCGGTGAAGCCGAAGCTGTCGTTCCCGCGCTGGCGGCTGGGTGGTCTGGAGGTGACGGTGTGGCTGCACCCGGGCCAGGTGCCGGAGCAGTATGCGGCGGTGTGTGAGGCGATGGCGCACGCGTGGCGGATGTTCGCGGTGCGGGCGGTCTCGGAGCAGCGCGGTGAGGTGGTGCTGAGGGCTGCGGCGTGGGATCCGCTGACGGCGCCGTTCACGGGCCTGGCGCGTTCGGCCGGTCTCTTGTCGGCGGTGGTCGGCGTCCGGGACGACGGGGCTTGGTGGCGGGTGGACCTTCGGCAGGCGCCTCACTGGCTGGCCGTGGGTGCGACCCGGTCGGGCAAGTCCACGTTTCTGGCGGCGTTGGTGTCGCAGTTCGCGCGCCAGAAGCTGGCGCTGATCGGCGTCGACTTGAAGGGCGGGATGGAGCTGGGGTTGTTCGAGCGTCGGTTGACGGCGTTGGCGAGCAACCGCAGTGAGGCGGCGGCGCTGCTGGATCGGCTGGTGGAGATCATGACGGGGCGGATGGCGCGTTGCCGGGCTGAGGGGGTCCGCTCGGTGTGGGAATTGCCCCGGCCGCTTCAGCCGGTGCCGGTGGTGGTCCTGGTGGACGAGGTGGCCGAGCTGTACTTGATGGCCAGCAACGCAGACAAGGCCGAGGTGGCGCAGTGCTCGACGGCACTGCTTCGGATCGGTCAGCTTGGTGCGGCGCTGGGGGTTCATCTGGTGATCGCCGGCCAGCGGTTCGGCTCCGACCTGGGACCGGGCGCGACGGCGGTAAGGGCTCAGTTGGCCGGCCGGGTGTCGTTTCGGGTGCTGGACAAGGGCACGGCGGAAATGGTGCTCGGCGACCTGGCGCCGGACGCGGTGGACGCGGTGCAGGAGATCAGCATCGAGGCGCCGGGAACGGCGGTGATCGCGGACGCGCAGACCGGGGGTTGGCTGCGGGCTCGCACGCACCCGATCACGCCGAAGCAGGCTCAGGAGGTGGCGGAGGAGTTCGCGCACCTGACGCCGAGCCTGGATGACCTGTGGGCGGGCGGTGCTGCGGCGTGA
- a CDS encoding RDD family protein, protein MSDEARWRALIGPGRPVKEPRPAVAGMAPWGARAGAALLEISIASGVISAYGYLLYFARPAFALIQTVGLLLGFHMQPLFQLGYWASGSAFLVWQAAERGRTGQSLGQRLLRIVTVDEDTGRPVGVARSLVRSALHVADIAPGFFGCFRPLVHYRRQTFADQISRTVVVEIDVINKMAEVVK, encoded by the coding sequence GTGAGTGATGAGGCGCGTTGGCGGGCGCTGATCGGCCCGGGGCGGCCGGTGAAGGAGCCTCGGCCGGCTGTTGCCGGAATGGCGCCGTGGGGGGCTCGGGCGGGCGCCGCGTTGCTGGAGATCAGCATCGCGAGCGGGGTGATCAGCGCCTACGGGTATCTGCTGTATTTTGCGCGTCCGGCATTCGCGCTGATTCAGACGGTCGGTCTCCTGCTGGGCTTCCACATGCAGCCGCTGTTCCAACTGGGCTACTGGGCATCAGGGTCGGCGTTCCTGGTGTGGCAGGCAGCGGAGCGCGGGCGCACGGGCCAGTCGTTGGGGCAGAGGCTGTTGCGGATCGTGACGGTGGATGAGGACACGGGGCGTCCGGTGGGTGTGGCGAGGTCGCTGGTGCGCAGTGCTCTGCACGTGGCGGACATCGCGCCGGGGTTCTTCGGGTGCTTCCGGCCGCTGGTGCACTACCGGCGGCAGACGTTCGCCGATCAGATCTCGCGCACGGTCGTAGTGGAAATCGACGTGATCAACAAGATGGCAGAGGTGGTGAAGTGA